From the Ruminiclostridium josui JCM 17888 genome, one window contains:
- a CDS encoding leucine-rich repeat protein, with product MNKKLSKVVVMLYIISILGIFNLQPNSVLAAIPSDQLFDGKSLSGVNSLVLDGIRYTTNNNTDSLYNGICVGGCDAFCLNYGSANSTYYSGHALTNDFSFSKAPTFFQISSEDLAFNFKINSMYYIATDDGTGHKINIEGYDGDTLVASVYGVDMGKSGTYGTGIKTVTLENDINSQEDAEYGGLLTFDSGWTNIDTIRITNNNNGGSVYAVIDSLDFLENVGTDGRPVDLSLWNYSSNGNYYTLIGYKGSIKDGKIEGSVPAIINGLPLKAMYNTFRDCTGLTQAPEIPNSVTNMSFTFYNCIGLKQAPEIPEGVTDMSYTFSGCTGLTQAPEIPEGVTDMSNTFFECKGLTQAPEIPNSVKDMSYTFYGCTGLTQAPKISNSVKDMSYTFYGCTGLTQAPEIPDSVKDMTCTFWDCTGLTQAPKIPNSVIDIRFTFCGCTGLTQAPEIPEGITNMDYTFCGCTGLTQTPKIPKGVTSMFSTFAYCSQLTWAPEIPKGVKDMSWTFGYCTGLTQAPEIPESVRNMSLTFYGCTGLTQAPKIPDSVTDMSWTFAYCTGLTQAPEIPEGVIDMSKTFYGCTALTGNVYIPDSVINLDNIFSGTSKPINMVYSSTNKVAGAYSAPGNVTKIEY from the coding sequence ATGAATAAAAAATTATCAAAAGTAGTAGTAATGCTATATATCATAAGTATCTTGGGGATATTTAATTTGCAGCCAAATTCTGTTTTAGCGGCTATACCTTCAGATCAGTTATTTGACGGAAAGAGCTTAAGCGGAGTAAATTCACTGGTGCTAGATGGAATACGGTATACTACAAATAATAATACTGATTCACTTTACAACGGAATATGTGTTGGTGGGTGCGATGCATTTTGTTTAAACTATGGAAGTGCCAATAGTACATACTATTCGGGTCATGCATTGACAAATGATTTTAGCTTTTCTAAAGCTCCCACATTTTTTCAGATAAGCTCAGAGGATCTGGCTTTTAATTTTAAGATAAATTCAATGTATTATATAGCCACTGATGATGGTACCGGACATAAAATTAATATTGAGGGCTACGACGGAGATACTTTAGTTGCTAGTGTTTATGGTGTGGATATGGGTAAGTCGGGTACTTATGGGACCGGAATAAAAACAGTTACTTTGGAAAATGACATAAACAGTCAAGAAGATGCGGAGTACGGTGGACTTCTGACATTTGATTCCGGTTGGACAAATATTGATACAATACGTATAACCAACAATAATAATGGAGGTTCGGTATATGCTGTAATTGATTCACTGGACTTCTTGGAGAATGTAGGTACCGATGGAAGGCCTGTTGACTTAAGTTTATGGAATTATAGCAGTAATGGTAATTACTATACACTAATAGGTTACAAAGGCAGTATTAAAGACGGTAAAATTGAAGGAAGTGTACCTGCTATAATAAATGGACTGCCGCTTAAAGCAATGTATAATACATTTAGAGACTGTACAGGATTAACACAGGCCCCAGAAATACCGAATAGTGTAACGAATATGAGTTTTACATTTTATAATTGTATAGGATTAAAACAGGCCCCGGAAATACCGGAGGGTGTAACTGATATGAGTTATACATTTTCTGGTTGTACAGGATTAACCCAGGCCCCGGAAATACCAGAGGGTGTAACTGACATGAGTAATACATTTTTTGAATGTAAAGGATTAACTCAAGCCCCAGAAATACCGAATAGTGTAAAGGACATGAGTTATACATTTTATGGTTGTACAGGATTAACCCAGGCCCCGAAAATATCGAATAGTGTAAAGGACATGAGTTATACATTTTATGGCTGTACAGGATTAACCCAGGCCCCAGAAATACCGGATAGTGTAAAGGACATGACATGTACATTTTGGGATTGTACAGGATTAACCCAGGCTCCGAAAATACCGAATAGTGTAATTGATATTAGGTTTACATTTTGTGGTTGTACAGGACTAACCCAGGCCCCGGAAATACCGGAGGGTATAACGAACATGGATTATACATTTTGTGGTTGTACAGGACTAACCCAGACTCCGAAAATACCCAAGGGTGTAACATCCATGTTTTCTACATTTGCCTATTGTTCGCAATTAACCTGGGCCCCGGAAATACCGAAGGGTGTAAAAGATATGAGTTGGACATTTGGATATTGTACAGGACTAACCCAGGCCCCGGAAATACCCGAGAGTGTAAGGAATATGAGTCTTACATTTTATGGTTGTACAGGACTAACCCAAGCCCCGAAAATACCGGATAGCGTAACGGATATGAGTTGGACATTTGCATATTGTACAGGATTAACCCAGGCCCCGGAAATACCAGAGGGTGTAATTGATATGAGTAAAACATTTTATGGGTGTACAGCACTGACAGGAAATGTATATATTCCGGATTCAGTAATTAATTTAGATAATATTTTTTCGGGTACTTCAAAACCCATAAATATGGTTTATTCATCTACAAACAAAGTTGCAGGGGCATACTCTGCTCCAGGGAATGTAACAAAGATTGAATATTAA
- a CDS encoding cadherin-like beta sandwich domain-containing protein, whose protein sequence is MFIVISSDVTSINVIPIAEIAEYMGKNAIIKVNGTVVTSSSGVNVGLNLGENIINIDVTSAVGGVTQRYTIVVTRVDTYLSDISIKASKKQIINDFNMYTTSYTETSPSITALTIIPTANDPNNVTIYVNGTAVVSGNSINVPVTSGKTNNISIIVKSNIYSDYILTYNFEIMVGS, encoded by the coding sequence ATGTTTATAGTTATAAGTAGTGATGTTACCAGTATTAACGTCATACCGATTGCTGAAATAGCAGAATATATGGGTAAGAATGCAATAATAAAAGTAAATGGAACTGTTGTGACCAGCAGTTCGGGTGTAAATGTGGGCTTGAATTTAGGAGAAAATATTATAAATATTGACGTTACATCTGCAGTAGGAGGTGTGACACAGAGGTATACAATTGTTGTTACCAGAGTAGATACTTACCTCTCGGATATATCAATTAAGGCTTCTAAAAAACAGATTATTAATGATTTTAATATGTATACTACCAGTTATACTGAAACAAGCCCTAGTATTACCGCATTAACCATAATCCCAACTGCAAATGATCCTAATAATGTAACAATATATGTTAATGGGACAGCAGTTGTAAGCGGGAACAGTATAAATGTTCCTGTAACCAGTGGTAAGACTAATAATATAAGTATCATAGTTAAATCAAACATCTATTCAGACTATATACTTACTTATAATTTTGAAATTATGGTGGGCAGTTGA
- a CDS encoding Calx-beta domain-containing protein — protein sequence MGFRKKCFVFMSSIILLLMFMLSSISVFADGNNTWTNNEMTIARSESEEININFQPAGSEIPEGYIPDYGDVYGVRNGYSYGWNVSYAGAMRDRNLNTDQKLDTLIMLYKAGKWEMKVENGFYDVTVCAGDAEFTSTPTVNVEGVNYWSGINLGVNQFSQVTKTVMVTDGKLTIDNGGTADQITKLNYVKMVKSDVTFQTPINIKTTAEDESITISWDMVNYAAGYEVEADGQSYTVTETFFNHQWLEVNTSHTYRVRAVNNGIKGTWSEPVTATTLPESPGTIKINFQPAGSEIPEGYISDYGEVYGVRNGYSYGWNVSYAGATRDRNLNDNQKLDTLIMLYKAGKWEMELVNGFYDVTVCAGDAEFTSTPTVNVEGVNYWSGINLGVNQFSQVTKTVIVTDGKLTIDNGGTADQITNLNYVKIVKSDVTFQTPINIKTTAADDSITISWDMVNYAAGYEVEGDGQIYTVTEPLFIHQWLEENTSHTYRVRAVNNGIKGTWSEPVTATTLPEALDISIGDTTVNEADGIAYFTVSLSGACNRDVAVSYTISENTAVAEVDYTSVSGTVVIPEGNTSVNVTVPIIDDTDYEENESFYLKLTRTSAGRIADSQGECIIIDNDSPPTVNLNISESSISENGGTSVITATLSNKSYQDVTVNIEYSGTAINGTDYIASGNSIVIPAGELSGSVTLTSIDNSLYEADKTIIVDISSVINGTKGSIQQVTATIKGDELNTSQYLSDLQISSGILSPIFNKNVYSYK from the coding sequence ATGGGGTTTAGGAAAAAGTGTTTTGTATTTATGAGTAGTATTATATTGCTTTTAATGTTCATGCTTTCAAGCATATCTGTGTTTGCAGACGGAAATAATACTTGGACGAACAATGAAATGACTATAGCAAGGTCAGAATCTGAAGAAATAAATATAAACTTCCAACCCGCTGGCTCAGAGATACCGGAGGGATACATACCCGACTATGGAGATGTCTATGGGGTACGTAACGGTTACAGTTACGGTTGGAATGTATCGTATGCCGGAGCAATGAGGGACAGAAATCTAAATACAGATCAGAAGCTGGATACACTGATAATGCTTTACAAAGCTGGTAAGTGGGAGATGAAGGTAGAAAACGGTTTCTACGATGTTACGGTATGTGCAGGAGATGCAGAGTTTACTTCTACACCAACTGTGAACGTGGAAGGAGTCAACTACTGGTCTGGCATAAATCTTGGTGTAAATCAGTTTTCGCAGGTAACAAAGACTGTGATGGTGACTGATGGAAAGCTAACAATAGACAATGGTGGGACTGCAGACCAAATAACAAAGCTAAACTATGTGAAAATGGTTAAAAGCGATGTTACATTCCAAACTCCTATAAATATAAAAACAACAGCAGAAGATGAAAGCATCACCATATCCTGGGATATGGTAAACTATGCTGCAGGCTATGAGGTTGAAGCAGATGGGCAAAGCTATACGGTAACAGAGACGTTTTTTAATCATCAGTGGCTGGAAGTAAATACATCACATACATATAGGGTAAGAGCAGTGAATAATGGAATCAAAGGGACATGGAGTGAACCTGTCACAGCGACTACACTGCCAGAATCACCTGGTACAATAAAGATAAATTTCCAACCCGCTGGCTCAGAGATACCGGAGGGATACATATCCGATTATGGAGAAGTCTATGGGGTGCGTAACGGTTACAGTTACGGTTGGAATGTATCGTATGCCGGAGCAACAAGGGACAGAAATTTAAATGATAATCAGAAGCTGGATACACTGATAATGCTTTACAAAGCTGGTAAGTGGGAGATGGAGTTAGTAAACGGTTTCTACGATGTTACGGTATGTGCAGGAGATGCAGAGTTTACTTCTACGCCAACGGTGAATGTGGAAGGAGTTAACTACTGGTCTGGCATAAATCTTGGTGTAAATCAGTTTTCACAGGTAACAAAGACAGTGATAGTGACTGATGGAAAGCTAACAATAGACAACGGTGGGACTGCAGACCAAATAACAAATCTAAACTATGTGAAAATAGTTAAAAGCGATGTTACATTCCAAACTCCTATAAATATAAAAACAACAGCAGCAGATGATAGTATCACCATATCCTGGGATATGGTAAACTATGCTGCAGGCTATGAGGTTGAAGGGGATGGACAGATTTATACGGTAACAGAGCCGCTATTTATTCATCAGTGGCTGGAAGAAAACACCTCACATACATATAGGGTAAGAGCAGTGAATAATGGAATCAAAGGGACATGGAGTGAGCCTGTTACAGCGACTACACTGCCCGAAGCACTAGATATTTCAATAGGTGACACAACAGTTAATGAGGCTGACGGAATAGCTTATTTCACTGTTTCTCTTTCAGGAGCATGCAACAGAGATGTGGCAGTCAGCTATACTATTTCTGAAAATACTGCAGTAGCGGAAGTTGATTACACAAGTGTTTCTGGTACAGTAGTTATTCCCGAGGGTAATACATCTGTAAATGTTACAGTTCCAATAATTGACGATACGGATTATGAAGAAAATGAAAGCTTTTATTTAAAATTGACAAGAACTAGTGCAGGCAGAATAGCGGACAGTCAGGGAGAATGTATAATTATTGATAATGACAGCCCACCAACTGTTAACTTAAACATATCTGAAAGCAGTATTTCAGAGAATGGCGGTACAAGCGTAATCACAGCCACATTATCTAATAAGTCATACCAAGATGTAACCGTCAATATTGAGTATTCAGGAACTGCAATCAACGGAACAGACTATATAGCCTCAGGAAACTCAATAGTTATACCTGCAGGGGAACTGTCAGGTTCAGTTACTCTCACCAGTATAGATAATTCACTTTATGAGGCTGACAAAACAATAATAGTAGATATATCCAGTGTAATCAACGGAACAAAGGGAAGTATACAACAGGTGACAGCAACCATTAAGGGTGATGAACTGAATACAAGTCAATATCTGTCCGACCTACAAATAAGCAGTGGAATACTTAGCCCAATATTTAACAAGAATGTTTATAGTTATAAGTAG
- a CDS encoding methyltransferase domain-containing protein, with translation MSRLVKELDFKSQKSISYKLRRKRMQLLERLLEGVCHDSNGLKIIDIGGTQAFWDCLAPDFISRCTVTLLNLKITAANRDNFISILGDATNMSEFGDKTFDLAFSNSVIEHIGDFEAQKKMAMEVQRVGKMYFLQTPNKHFPVEPHFIFPFFQYLPLCIKVFLISHFNLGPYKRITDKDKAKALGQSIRLLTKKELKKLFPSANIYEEKVLGLTKSFIVYDFRV, from the coding sequence ATGTCTAGACTGGTTAAAGAGTTAGATTTTAAGTCGCAAAAATCCATATCCTACAAACTGAGAAGAAAAAGGATGCAATTACTTGAAAGGCTGCTTGAAGGTGTATGTCATGATTCGAATGGGTTAAAAATTATTGACATTGGTGGGACACAGGCTTTTTGGGACTGTTTGGCTCCTGATTTCATCAGCAGATGTACAGTAACATTATTAAATCTCAAGATAACTGCGGCAAATAGGGACAATTTTATAAGTATTTTGGGAGATGCGACTAATATGTCTGAGTTTGGGGATAAGACCTTTGATTTAGCATTTTCAAATTCTGTTATCGAGCATATAGGTGACTTTGAAGCACAGAAGAAAATGGCGATGGAAGTACAAAGGGTCGGTAAAATGTATTTTTTGCAGACACCTAATAAACACTTTCCGGTAGAACCTCATTTCATATTTCCATTTTTTCAGTATTTACCTCTTTGCATAAAAGTTTTTCTTATCTCGCACTTCAATTTGGGACCTTATAAAAGAATAACGGATAAAGATAAGGCGAAAGCCTTGGGACAATCAATTCGGCTGCTCACAAAAAAGGAGTTAAAAAAACTTTTTCCCAGCGCTAATATTTATGAGGAGAAGGTTTTAGGGTTGACAAAGTCTTTTATCGTTTATGATTTTAGGGTCTGA
- a CDS encoding class I SAM-dependent methyltransferase: protein MMKTTTCPLCGKDDLQLLHGESGFSLLKCLKCSLVFKSLENSLAEHIGDMPDRLYNDVEIRGREKSNIQRARDRLNILNRYKKQGKLLEIGCATGEFLETAQHVGFDVSGLDASQVYVEYAFGKGLNVKYGRLEDFDYNKEEFDVICMFHLIEHIQYPKEFLKQVHEYLKPGGLLYIITPNLESHTDKLFKYKHPNFAQADHLFFYSKDVLGKLLSISGFSMGGVYSKEYVYHIFTSFIQFLATRLKRYSLKSRTHLCDKGSSEFLKRQNKGNSFIKRMVYKISFLVAYLFYPVLKPYGLILDRYKKGHELIIIAKKRPCVKGL from the coding sequence ATGATGAAAACAACAACCTGCCCATTATGCGGGAAAGATGATTTACAACTTTTGCATGGTGAGAGCGGATTCAGTTTGCTTAAGTGTTTAAAATGCAGTCTGGTTTTTAAGAGTCTTGAGAACTCACTAGCGGAGCATATCGGAGATATGCCTGACAGACTGTATAATGACGTTGAAATCCGGGGAAGGGAGAAATCAAATATACAGAGGGCTAGAGATAGGCTGAATATCCTAAATAGATATAAGAAGCAGGGAAAGTTGCTTGAAATCGGATGTGCAACAGGTGAATTTTTGGAGACTGCCCAACATGTAGGATTTGATGTTTCAGGATTGGATGCATCCCAGGTATATGTGGAATATGCGTTTGGAAAAGGCTTGAATGTAAAGTATGGCCGACTTGAGGATTTCGATTATAATAAGGAAGAATTTGATGTGATTTGCATGTTTCATTTGATTGAGCACATACAATACCCTAAGGAATTTCTCAAACAGGTCCATGAGTACTTGAAGCCTGGGGGACTGCTATATATAATTACCCCGAATCTTGAATCTCATACTGATAAATTGTTTAAATACAAGCATCCCAATTTTGCTCAGGCAGACCACTTATTCTTTTACTCGAAGGATGTGTTGGGAAAGCTTCTCTCAATATCAGGATTTAGTATGGGCGGGGTGTATTCAAAGGAGTATGTTTATCATATTTTTACTTCATTTATACAGTTTCTAGCCACAAGGTTGAAAAGATATTCTTTGAAGTCTCGCACCCATTTATGTGACAAAGGAAGTTCAGAGTTTTTAAAGAGACAGAATAAAGGAAATTCCTTTATAAAAAGAATGGTGTATAAAATTTCCTTTTTAGTCGCTTACCTGTTTTATCCTGTTCTGAAGCCATATGGACTCATCCTTGACAGGTACAAAAAAGGGCATGAGTTGATTATTATTGCAAAAAAGCGCCCCTGTGTGAAAGGGCTATAA
- a CDS encoding glycosyltransferase family 4 protein, translating to MKILDSHEFIELYRGDKDLKLGFLLCERYDDKYTFLCPRVNSYADEKFFGQKYFDIGNVKNILGDVPRNMRFYFYNCIRLYKKIFYFKKVESTNFFNLPIGYLLKLIRIKPDVIIESNYTTLTPRSYLNYMASRIFKIPVLWIDCGDGGKMMFFRRLEKIIAGNVARIVTYSHGGKQRLIDKYNISPQRIIVKPKPIDLERFKFSLTKEKRRKCFSIGYIGRLAENKGFGSFVGLARHYLHKDIFKFIAVGDFTSPHEREKYLPLIPSNMLLSGYVENKSIPEYLAKIDLLVIPNMTNPPAFTTVLAEALASGVPSIVGIKGYEEFIPVNRQNACFIVEPDRIEDIVDKVEFLINKPVDEYNELKKQARAYAEKELSWDAQLSFYKSILEELTHK from the coding sequence ATGAAAATTCTTGATTCTCATGAATTTATTGAATTGTACAGAGGCGATAAAGATTTGAAGCTAGGCTTCCTGCTGTGTGAGAGGTATGATGACAAGTATACATTTCTATGTCCCAGAGTCAATAGTTATGCAGATGAGAAATTTTTTGGACAAAAATATTTTGACATAGGGAACGTCAAAAACATACTGGGGGATGTCCCCCGAAATATGAGATTTTACTTTTATAACTGCATAAGACTATATAAAAAAATATTCTATTTCAAGAAAGTTGAATCCACGAATTTTTTTAATCTGCCCATTGGCTACTTACTAAAACTAATACGTATAAAGCCTGATGTAATCATTGAATCGAATTATACAACATTGACTCCTAGGAGTTATTTGAACTATATGGCAAGCAGGATTTTTAAAATTCCTGTTTTATGGATAGATTGTGGAGACGGTGGTAAGATGATGTTCTTCAGAAGACTGGAGAAGATAATCGCCGGAAATGTAGCTAGAATAGTAACATATAGTCATGGTGGAAAGCAACGCCTTATAGATAAGTACAATATTTCTCCCCAAAGGATAATTGTTAAGCCTAAACCTATTGATTTGGAAAGATTTAAATTTTCCTTAACGAAGGAAAAAAGGAGAAAATGCTTTTCTATTGGATATATTGGCAGACTGGCGGAAAATAAAGGTTTTGGTTCTTTTGTAGGGTTAGCAAGACACTATTTACATAAGGATATATTTAAGTTTATTGCCGTGGGAGATTTTACTAGTCCCCACGAACGAGAGAAATATTTGCCTCTTATTCCTAGTAATATGCTACTTAGCGGTTATGTAGAAAACAAAAGCATACCTGAATATTTGGCAAAAATAGATTTGCTTGTGATTCCAAATATGACAAACCCTCCTGCATTTACCACTGTACTTGCAGAGGCTCTTGCAAGCGGTGTACCAAGCATTGTAGGTATTAAAGGCTATGAAGAATTCATACCTGTAAACAGACAAAATGCATGCTTCATTGTTGAACCTGACAGAATTGAAGATATTGTGGACAAAGTTGAATTTTTAATAAATAAGCCGGTGGACGAATATAACGAGTTGAAAAAACAGGCTAGAGCATATGCGGAAAAAGAACTATCATGGGATGCACAGTTGAGTTTTTATAAGTCCATACTGGAGGAATTGACACACAAATAA
- a CDS encoding oligosaccharide flippase family protein — MTISKKKVITRATFLYVGEIVSKAALFLMNAIVARKLGVAGYGAYIYGINLGLLLINFVDFGTNNFILKKLSEEREKNAVYIWKVIEFEALVSIISFVGLYIYVTNFENSQCIRNVVIILFVSIIFENLTNVFRNVLRAIGRFALDAFISIFSSFLRLGLGLALYYLTYNIYGLSAGITISTLLILFVVTYIIWSIFGGPRVMLKHPSLNLKVIFKSCIVFAIPIIIRGVYFRVDSVLVKSFVNSAEMGLYSSVTKLLFIQQFLPNGLIQVIFPILTNLYYNNDYNGANNLFNRIYIVFIVFFNFIQMVQYIFSDYIIKLVYGSEFLGATLIYKTMIPFFVFTSLSFLLAFLFISNNKVSMMYKYYLICLIEKIILVIALTLKYGAIGSAVAFLISEFILFGVLLFSLLLKTISILNQITLRQ; from the coding sequence ATGACAATAAGTAAGAAAAAGGTTATAACCCGTGCTACATTTCTTTATGTGGGAGAGATAGTAAGTAAAGCTGCTTTGTTCTTAATGAATGCCATAGTAGCTAGAAAACTGGGTGTTGCCGGTTATGGGGCATATATATACGGTATAAATCTTGGATTACTGCTGATTAACTTTGTAGACTTTGGCACCAATAATTTTATACTGAAAAAGCTTTCAGAAGAAAGAGAAAAGAATGCGGTGTATATATGGAAGGTTATTGAATTTGAAGCCTTAGTTTCAATTATTTCATTTGTGGGACTTTATATTTATGTAACCAATTTTGAAAACTCTCAGTGTATCAGAAATGTTGTTATCATACTTTTCGTTTCAATTATATTTGAAAACCTTACAAATGTTTTCCGAAATGTGTTAAGGGCTATCGGCAGGTTCGCACTAGATGCATTTATAAGTATATTTAGTAGCTTTCTACGGCTAGGTTTAGGCCTAGCACTTTATTATCTTACATACAATATATACGGATTAAGTGCCGGAATCACCATCAGCACCCTTTTAATACTGTTTGTAGTGACATATATTATTTGGAGTATTTTTGGAGGGCCGAGGGTAATGTTGAAGCATCCCTCCTTAAATCTTAAGGTCATATTTAAAAGTTGTATTGTTTTTGCCATACCTATAATTATAAGAGGAGTATACTTTCGTGTTGATTCAGTACTGGTAAAGAGCTTTGTGAACAGTGCTGAAATGGGATTGTATAGCAGCGTGACAAAGCTTTTGTTTATACAGCAATTTCTTCCTAACGGATTAATACAGGTGATTTTTCCGATTTTAACAAACCTCTATTACAATAACGATTATAACGGAGCAAATAATCTATTTAATAGGATTTATATAGTTTTTATTGTGTTCTTTAATTTTATTCAGATGGTTCAGTATATTTTTTCAGATTATATAATTAAGTTGGTATATGGTTCAGAGTTCTTAGGAGCAACATTAATATACAAAACAATGATACCGTTCTTCGTTTTTACATCACTATCATTTCTTCTGGCTTTTTTGTTTATATCAAATAATAAAGTGAGCATGATGTATAAGTATTATCTAATTTGTCTGATTGAAAAAATAATATTGGTTATAGCTTTAACACTAAAATATGGTGCTATAGGGAGTGCTGTCGCGTTTCTTATCAGTGAATTTATATTGTTTGGGGTGCTTCTCTTTTCACTTCTATTAAAAACAATATCAATTTTAAATCAAATTACCTTACGACAGTAA
- a CDS encoding UDP-glucose dehydrogenase family protein — MKISIIGTGYVGLVTGACLSDCGMDVTCMDMDEEKIANLREGILPIHEPGLQEIVERNYQAARLKFTTNIQETVTRAEVIFITVGTPPQEDGSADLKHVKTVAGELAQYINGYKVIVSKSTVPVGTAKMLSSLIREKMNRLKNGFDFDVVANPEFLGEGTAVRDFMHPSRIVIGTRSIKAQKILKGIYESCIKEKVPFVLTNFETAELIKYASNAFLATKISFINEISNLCDKIGVDICGVSRAMGMDKRIGERFLRPGPGYGGSCLPKDTRALIKMGEESRVDMRIIKSVCEVNYNQKNIMTDKIERKLHGVINKVIGVLGLSFKPGTDDIRESPSIGIIKELLNRGASVKVYDPIAIESVRRQLTLHKTIKYCSDEYECARDADAIVLATEWDCFRNLDLMRMKANMHGKYFFDFRNVYDPKKVIASGFYYEGVGRSNISTEIESVGRDIFNDNK, encoded by the coding sequence ATGAAAATTTCGATTATAGGGACAGGGTATGTGGGGCTGGTGACAGGAGCTTGCCTATCAGATTGCGGAATGGATGTTACTTGCATGGATATGGACGAGGAGAAGATTGCCAATTTGAGAGAAGGAATATTGCCAATTCATGAGCCGGGACTTCAAGAGATAGTTGAAAGAAATTATCAGGCTGCCAGACTGAAGTTTACTACAAATATACAGGAAACTGTTACGAGAGCCGAAGTCATTTTTATAACTGTAGGAACTCCTCCCCAGGAGGATGGTTCGGCTGATTTGAAGCATGTAAAAACAGTTGCAGGAGAACTTGCACAGTATATTAATGGGTATAAGGTTATCGTGAGTAAAAGTACTGTACCGGTAGGAACTGCGAAGATGCTCTCTTCTTTGATTCGTGAGAAGATGAACAGGCTAAAGAATGGGTTTGACTTTGATGTAGTAGCCAATCCGGAATTCCTTGGAGAAGGAACAGCTGTAAGAGATTTTATGCATCCAAGCCGTATTGTAATAGGAACCAGAAGCATAAAGGCACAGAAAATACTTAAAGGGATTTATGAATCATGCATAAAGGAGAAAGTTCCATTTGTACTGACCAATTTTGAAACAGCTGAGTTAATCAAATATGCATCAAATGCATTCCTTGCTACAAAGATTAGCTTTATTAACGAAATATCTAATCTATGTGACAAAATAGGAGTAGATATATGTGGTGTGTCGAGGGCTATGGGAATGGACAAAAGGATTGGCGAACGTTTCCTGCGTCCCGGACCGGGGTACGGGGGAAGTTGCTTACCAAAGGATACACGTGCATTAATAAAAATGGGCGAAGAATCAAGAGTGGACATGAGAATTATCAAATCGGTCTGTGAAGTGAATTATAACCAGAAGAATATAATGACAGATAAGATAGAAAGAAAACTACACGGTGTAATCAATAAGGTTATAGGTGTCCTTGGTCTTTCATTCAAGCCCGGAACTGACGACATTCGGGAATCGCCTTCCATTGGAATCATTAAAGAATTGCTAAACAGAGGTGCAAGTGTGAAAGTATATGACCCCATAGCAATAGAAAGTGTTCGTAGACAGCTAACTTTACATAAAACGATAAAGTATTGCAGTGATGAATATGAGTGTGCCAGGGACGCAGATGCAATTGTTCTGGCTACCGAGTGGGATTGCTTCAGGAATCTGGACCTCATGCGTATGAAAGCAAATATGCACGGCAAATATTTCTTTGATTTCAGAAATGTATATGACCCCAAAAAAGTGATTGCTTCAGGTTTTTATTACGAGGGGGTGGGAAGGAGCAATATAAGCACAGAAATAGAGTCGGTAGGGAGAGACATTTTTAATGACAATAAGTAA